A genomic segment from Streptosporangium roseum DSM 43021 encodes:
- a CDS encoding ROK family protein → MVRPERRTVRDLRRGNRAVLLRTLYFEGPTSRHELSGLTGLSAASVSNVTGDLIADGIIVEAGLVESDGGRPRVLLRVDPEFGYAIGVDVGETHVRVELFDLDMNERAKADYPLRPGRHDVDLVVRHILSGIDAVLAAGGVDPARVLGVGIGVPGIVESGPEALIHAQTFGWDAVPLGTLLRAGTSLPLYVDNGAKTMGQAELWFGAGRGTRHTIVALIGSGAGASIITDGIAYRGANSSAGEWGHTKIMMGGRACRCGGRGCLEAYIGAESILDRAGLSAEIADEQAVLAELVRSGGPVIDETADYLGAGLANLINLFNPERIVIGGWAGLLLGRHHLTRIRRSAADNSLTQPYGTASIVLGRLGPDAVALGAATLVVEEFLLAKTVSPGRRSAAV, encoded by the coding sequence ATGGTCAGGCCCGAACGCAGGACGGTGCGCGATCTCCGCCGGGGGAACCGGGCGGTGCTGCTGCGGACGCTCTATTTCGAGGGTCCGACCAGCCGCCACGAACTCAGCGGGCTGACCGGCCTGAGCGCGGCCTCGGTCAGCAACGTGACCGGCGACCTCATCGCCGACGGCATCATCGTCGAGGCGGGCCTGGTGGAGTCCGACGGCGGGCGCCCCCGAGTGCTGCTGCGCGTCGACCCCGAGTTCGGCTACGCGATCGGGGTGGACGTCGGCGAGACCCACGTGCGTGTCGAGCTGTTCGACCTGGACATGAACGAGCGGGCCAAGGCCGACTATCCCCTCCGCCCCGGCCGCCACGACGTCGACCTGGTCGTGCGGCACATCCTGTCCGGCATCGACGCCGTGCTCGCGGCCGGCGGCGTCGACCCCGCCCGGGTGCTCGGCGTGGGCATCGGCGTCCCCGGCATCGTCGAGAGCGGGCCCGAGGCGCTCATCCACGCCCAGACCTTCGGCTGGGACGCGGTCCCCCTCGGCACGCTCCTGCGCGCGGGCACCTCGCTCCCGCTCTACGTCGACAACGGCGCCAAGACGATGGGCCAGGCCGAGCTGTGGTTCGGCGCCGGCCGCGGCACGCGGCACACCATCGTGGCGCTGATCGGCTCGGGGGCCGGGGCCAGCATCATCACCGACGGGATCGCCTACCGCGGCGCCAACAGCAGCGCCGGCGAGTGGGGGCACACGAAGATCATGATGGGAGGACGGGCCTGCAGGTGCGGCGGCCGCGGCTGCCTGGAGGCCTACATCGGCGCCGAGAGCATCCTCGACCGGGCCGGGCTGTCCGCCGAGATCGCCGACGAGCAGGCCGTCCTGGCCGAGCTGGTGAGGTCCGGAGGCCCCGTCATCGACGAGACCGCCGACTACCTCGGGGCCGGCCTGGCCAACCTGATCAACCTGTTCAACCCCGAGCGGATCGTCATCGGCGGCTGGGCCGGACTCCTGCTGGGCCGGCACCACCTGACGAGGATCAGGCGGTCGGCCGCCGACAACTCCCTGACCCAGCCGTACGGGACGGCCTCCATCGTGCTGGGCCGGCTCGGGCCCGACGCGGTCGCCCTGGGCGCCGCCACCCTCGTCGTGGAGGAGTTCCTGCTCGCCAAGACCGTCTCACCCGGCCGGCGGTCGGCCGCGGTCTGA
- the fdh gene encoding formate dehydrogenase, whose translation MAHGGWISRWPVIRQLRGEDARGDAARSARTDALRPRTEDADTVARSICPYCAVGCGQLVYVKDGEVTQIEGDPDSPISRGRLCPKGSASKQLVTHPGRQTRVLYRRPHGTEWEPLDLETAMDMIADRVVRTRRETWQQEEDDKVVRRTMGIAGLGGATLDDEENYLMKKLYTALGAIQVENQARIUHSSTVPGLGTSFGRGGATDFQQDLVESDCIVIQGSNMAECHPVGFQWVVEARARGAKVFHVDPRYTRTSALADKHVPIRAGSDIVLLGALVNHVLVNELDFREYVLAYTNASTIISEHFRDTEDLDGLFSGFDAEHRKYDPSSWAYEGAREEAAAGLRSEQLEGGKEHAEVAGAEEYGSGGAAMLGRPRTDPTLTHPRCVYQILKRHFARYTPDLVAELCGISREDFAELADAITANSGRERTTAWAYAVGWTQHSVGVQYIRTAAILQLLLGNMGRPGGGIMALRGHASIQGSTDIPTLFNILPGYLPMPHAHRHQRLDDYLAEAGADTGFWGRKRSYMVSLLKAWWGEAATEENDFCFGHLPRLTGDHGHYTTVMAQIEGTVKGYFVVGENPAVGSSGGRAQRLGLANLDWLVVRDLTLVETATFWKDGPELETGEMRTEDIATEVFFLPAASHVEKEGTFTNTQRLLQWREKALDPPGDCRSDLSFYYHLGKRIRQRLSDDEIDRPLRELTWDYPEEGEHRDPSAEAVLREINGTGPGGRALSAYTELKPDGSTRCGCWIYCGVYADEVNQAARRKPGREQNRVALEWGWAWPANRRILYNRASADPEGRPWSERKAYVWWDAEKGEWTGDDVPDFERDKPPDYLPPEGARAEEALAGTDPFIMQADGKGWLFAPAGLADGPLPAHYEPHESPVHNPLYGQQANPARKVYRSPAAPYNPPESPRFPYVLTTYRLTEHHTAGAMSRPLSHLAELQPELFCEISPQLAAEVGVVNGGWATIVTTRTAIEARVLVTERVRPLRVEGRLIHQVGLPYHWAWGSGGLVVGDVTNDLMPLVLDPNVYIQEGKAVTCDLRAGRRPRGKALLDLIEEYRHD comes from the coding sequence ATGGCACACGGGGGATGGATCTCCCGCTGGCCGGTGATCCGCCAGCTCAGGGGAGAGGATGCCAGGGGCGACGCCGCCCGGTCGGCGCGGACCGACGCGCTGCGGCCCCGCACCGAGGACGCCGACACGGTCGCGCGATCGATCTGCCCCTACTGCGCGGTCGGATGCGGCCAGCTCGTCTACGTCAAGGACGGCGAGGTCACCCAGATCGAGGGCGACCCCGACTCGCCGATCTCGCGCGGACGGCTCTGCCCCAAGGGATCGGCGAGCAAGCAGCTCGTCACCCATCCCGGCAGGCAGACGCGCGTGCTCTACCGGCGGCCGCACGGCACCGAGTGGGAGCCGCTGGACCTCGAGACCGCCATGGACATGATCGCCGACCGGGTGGTCCGGACCCGGCGGGAGACCTGGCAGCAGGAGGAGGACGACAAGGTCGTACGGCGCACCATGGGCATCGCCGGCCTGGGCGGGGCGACGCTGGACGACGAAGAGAACTACCTGATGAAGAAGCTGTACACCGCCCTCGGCGCGATCCAGGTGGAGAACCAGGCGCGTATTTGACACTCCTCCACCGTCCCCGGTCTGGGGACCAGCTTCGGGCGTGGCGGCGCGACGGACTTCCAGCAGGACCTGGTGGAGTCCGACTGCATCGTCATCCAGGGCTCCAACATGGCCGAGTGCCATCCGGTGGGGTTCCAGTGGGTGGTCGAGGCCAGGGCGCGGGGAGCGAAGGTCTTCCACGTCGATCCGCGCTACACGCGCACCAGCGCGCTCGCCGACAAGCACGTGCCGATCCGGGCCGGGAGTGACATCGTCCTGCTCGGCGCGCTGGTCAACCACGTGCTCGTCAACGAGCTCGACTTCCGCGAGTACGTCCTGGCCTACACCAACGCCTCGACGATCATCTCCGAGCACTTCCGGGACACCGAGGACCTGGACGGCCTGTTCTCCGGTTTCGACGCCGAGCACCGCAAGTACGACCCGTCGAGCTGGGCCTACGAGGGCGCCCGGGAGGAGGCCGCCGCCGGGCTGCGCAGCGAGCAGCTGGAGGGCGGGAAGGAACACGCCGAGGTCGCGGGGGCCGAGGAGTACGGCTCGGGCGGCGCCGCGATGCTCGGCAGGCCGCGCACCGATCCGACGCTGACCCATCCGCGCTGCGTCTACCAGATCCTCAAGCGGCACTTCGCCCGCTACACCCCGGACCTGGTGGCCGAGCTGTGCGGCATCTCCCGTGAGGACTTCGCCGAGCTCGCCGACGCGATCACCGCGAACTCCGGCCGGGAGCGCACCACCGCCTGGGCCTACGCGGTCGGCTGGACCCAGCACTCGGTGGGCGTGCAGTACATCCGCACGGCCGCGATCCTGCAACTGCTGCTCGGCAACATGGGTCGCCCCGGCGGCGGCATCATGGCGCTGCGCGGCCACGCCAGCATCCAGGGCTCCACCGACATCCCGACGCTGTTCAACATCCTGCCGGGATACCTGCCGATGCCCCACGCCCACCGGCACCAGAGGCTGGACGACTACCTCGCCGAGGCCGGAGCCGACACCGGGTTCTGGGGCAGGAAGCGCTCCTACATGGTGAGCCTGCTCAAGGCGTGGTGGGGCGAGGCGGCCACCGAGGAGAACGACTTCTGCTTCGGTCACCTGCCGCGGCTCACCGGCGACCACGGCCACTACACGACCGTGATGGCGCAGATCGAGGGCACCGTGAAGGGCTACTTCGTGGTGGGGGAGAACCCCGCGGTCGGCTCCTCCGGAGGCCGGGCGCAGCGCCTCGGGCTGGCCAACCTCGACTGGCTGGTGGTGCGCGACCTGACGCTGGTGGAGACGGCCACGTTCTGGAAGGACGGCCCCGAGCTGGAGACCGGGGAGATGCGCACCGAGGACATCGCCACCGAGGTGTTCTTCCTGCCCGCCGCGAGCCACGTGGAGAAGGAGGGCACCTTCACCAACACCCAGCGGCTGCTGCAGTGGCGGGAGAAGGCGCTCGACCCGCCGGGCGACTGCCGTAGCGACCTGTCGTTCTACTACCACCTGGGCAAGCGCATCAGGCAGCGGCTGTCCGACGACGAGATCGACCGGCCACTGCGCGAGCTGACCTGGGACTACCCCGAGGAGGGCGAGCACCGGGACCCCTCGGCTGAGGCCGTGCTGCGCGAGATCAACGGCACCGGCCCCGGCGGGCGGGCGCTGTCGGCCTACACCGAGCTCAAGCCCGACGGCTCCACCCGGTGCGGCTGCTGGATCTACTGCGGGGTCTACGCCGACGAGGTCAACCAGGCGGCCCGGCGCAAGCCGGGGCGCGAGCAGAACCGGGTCGCGCTCGAATGGGGCTGGGCGTGGCCGGCCAACCGCCGCATCCTCTACAACCGCGCCTCCGCCGATCCCGAGGGCCGCCCGTGGAGCGAGCGCAAGGCCTACGTCTGGTGGGACGCGGAGAAGGGGGAGTGGACCGGGGACGACGTGCCGGACTTCGAGAGGGACAAGCCGCCGGACTACCTGCCGCCCGAGGGGGCCAGAGCCGAGGAGGCGCTGGCCGGGACCGACCCGTTCATCATGCAGGCCGACGGCAAGGGCTGGCTGTTCGCTCCCGCCGGGCTGGCCGACGGGCCGCTGCCGGCGCACTACGAGCCGCACGAGTCGCCGGTGCACAACCCGCTGTACGGCCAGCAGGCCAACCCCGCGCGCAAGGTCTACCGGAGCCCCGCGGCCCCCTACAACCCGCCGGAGTCGCCGCGCTTCCCGTACGTGCTCACCACCTACCGGCTCACCGAGCACCACACGGCGGGCGCCATGAGCCGGCCGCTGTCCCACCTCGCCGAACTGCAGCCCGAGCTGTTCTGCGAGATCTCCCCGCAGCTCGCCGCCGAGGTCGGGGTGGTCAACGGGGGCTGGGCGACGATCGTGACGACGCGTACCGCGATCGAGGCCCGCGTCCTGGTGACCGAGCGCGTCCGCCCGCTCCGGGTCGAGGGCAGGCTGATCCACCAGGTCGGCCTGCCGTACCACTGGGCGTGGGGCAGCGGGGGCCTGGTTGTCGGCGACGTCACCAACGACCTGATGCCCCTGGTGCTCGACCCGAACGTCTACATCCAGGAGGGCAAGGCCGTGACCTGTGATCTGCGAGCCGGCAGGCGTCCCCGGGGGAAGGCCCTGCTCGACCTGATCGAGGAGTACCGCCATGACTGA
- a CDS encoding 4Fe-4S dicluster domain-containing protein, with protein MTERMGFFTDTSVCIGCKACEVACKEWNDIPDDGFVFRATSYDNTGSLGASTWRHVAFIEERSRVPADPGRDGDGESGGIEGWLMSSDVCKHCTHAACLDVCPTGALFRTEFGTVVVQADVCNGCGYCVPACPYGVIDRRERDGRAFKCTMCYDRQLGGLEPACAKACPTDSIQFGPLEELRARAEERVERLHGEGRAEARLYGDSPDDGVGGAAAFFLLLAEPEVYGLPPDPVVTTRDLPAMWRWAGGAALSLVGAVAVSFLSGRVLPGEGATGRTGARGRRGGWWR; from the coding sequence ATGACTGAGCGGATGGGGTTCTTCACCGACACGAGCGTCTGCATCGGCTGCAAGGCGTGTGAGGTCGCCTGCAAGGAGTGGAACGACATCCCCGACGACGGCTTCGTCTTCCGGGCCACCTCCTACGACAACACCGGGAGCCTGGGGGCGAGCACCTGGCGCCACGTGGCCTTCATCGAGGAGCGGAGCCGGGTCCCGGCCGATCCCGGCCGGGACGGCGACGGGGAGTCCGGAGGGATCGAAGGCTGGCTGATGTCATCGGATGTGTGCAAGCACTGCACGCACGCCGCCTGCCTGGACGTCTGCCCGACCGGGGCGCTGTTCCGCACCGAGTTCGGCACGGTGGTGGTGCAGGCGGACGTCTGCAACGGCTGCGGCTACTGCGTGCCGGCCTGCCCCTACGGCGTGATCGACCGCAGGGAGCGCGACGGCCGGGCGTTCAAGTGCACGATGTGCTACGACCGGCAGCTCGGCGGGCTGGAGCCGGCCTGCGCCAAGGCCTGCCCGACCGACTCCATCCAGTTCGGGCCGCTGGAGGAGCTGCGGGCCCGCGCGGAGGAACGGGTGGAGCGGCTGCACGGGGAGGGCAGGGCGGAGGCCCGGCTGTACGGCGACAGCCCCGACGACGGCGTGGGCGGCGCCGCGGCGTTCTTCCTGCTGCTGGCCGAGCCCGAGGTGTACGGCCTGCCCCCCGACCCGGTGGTGACCACCCGTGATCTGCCGGCGATGTGGCGGTGGGCCGGAGGGGCGGCGCTCTCCCTGGTCGGAGCCGTCGCCGTGTCCTTCCTGAGCGGCCGTGTCCTTCCCGGAGAGGGGGCGACGGGCCGGACGGGTGCCCGTGGGCGTCGCGGGGGGTGGTGGCGGTGA
- the nrfD gene encoding NrfD/PsrC family molybdoenzyme membrane anchor subunit produces MTREEAMVPEAEFRSYYGQPVIKSPVWHEPHMPAYLYLGGLSGAAAVMGVMAGLSGRDRLALTSRVTAALGATAGAAFLVAELGRPERFLNMLRVFKPTSPMSMGSWILAVHSGLTAAAAAPALLATRPASGIAGSLPSAVTAALPVAGDAATLASGVTGPLMATYTAVLLADTAVPAWHEAHRELPFLFAGSALAAAGAAGMLATPRAEAGPARAVAVLGAALETAAGAVLESRLGLVGEPYHQGRAGRLLRAARVLTAGGGLLAAVAGRGRVLTALSGLALTAGSLVTRFGILEAGRASAADPKYTVVPQRRRLEGEGRTPARPPARMWP; encoded by the coding sequence GTGACGCGGGAGGAGGCGATGGTGCCGGAAGCCGAGTTCCGGTCCTACTACGGGCAGCCGGTGATCAAGTCCCCGGTCTGGCACGAACCGCATATGCCCGCCTATCTCTACCTGGGAGGTCTGTCCGGAGCGGCGGCGGTGATGGGCGTCATGGCCGGGCTTTCCGGGCGCGACCGGCTCGCGCTCACCTCCAGGGTCACCGCGGCTCTCGGCGCCACCGCCGGGGCGGCCTTCCTGGTCGCCGAGCTCGGCAGGCCGGAGCGGTTCCTCAACATGCTGCGCGTGTTCAAGCCCACCTCGCCGATGAGCATGGGCTCCTGGATCCTGGCCGTCCACAGCGGGCTGACGGCGGCCGCGGCCGCCCCCGCGCTCCTCGCCACCCGGCCCGCTTCCGGGATCGCCGGCTCCCTGCCCTCCGCGGTCACCGCCGCCCTGCCCGTCGCGGGCGACGCGGCGACCCTGGCCTCCGGGGTGACCGGCCCGCTGATGGCCACCTACACCGCGGTGCTGCTGGCCGACACCGCCGTGCCCGCCTGGCACGAGGCCCACCGGGAGCTGCCGTTCCTGTTCGCCGGGAGCGCGCTGGCCGCCGCGGGGGCGGCGGGCATGCTCGCCACGCCCCGCGCGGAGGCGGGCCCGGCCCGCGCGGTCGCCGTGCTGGGCGCCGCCCTGGAGACGGCCGCCGGCGCGGTGCTGGAGAGCCGGCTCGGCCTGGTCGGCGAGCCCTACCACCAGGGCAGGGCGGGCAGGCTGCTGCGGGCGGCCCGCGTCCTGACGGCGGGCGGCGGCCTGCTCGCCGCGGTTGCCGGACGCGGCCGTGTCCTCACGGCGCTGTCCGGCCTCGCCCTCACCGCGGGCTCACTGGTCACCCGCTTCGGCATCCTGGAGGCGGGCAGGGCCTCGGCCGCCGACCCGAAGTACACGGTGGTGCCCCAGCGCCGCCGCCTGGAGGGCGAGGGCCGTACCCCGGCGCGGCCCCCGGCACGGATGTGGCCGTAG